One genomic window of Anaerofustis stercorihominis DSM 17244 includes the following:
- the rpsK gene encoding 30S ribosomal protein S11, with the protein MAAKKVVRRGKKKVKKNIEKGQAHIRSTFNNTIVTLTDVAGNALAWSSAGELGFKGSRKSTPYAAQSAATEAAKRAMEHGLKTIDVFVKGPGSGREAAIRALQAAGLNVISIKDVTPIPHNGCRPPKRRRV; encoded by the coding sequence TTGGCTGCAAAGAAAGTAGTTAGAAGAGGAAAGAAAAAAGTTAAGAAGAATATTGAAAAAGGACAAGCGCATATCCGCTCTACTTTTAACAATACAATAGTTACTTTAACTGACGTTGCAGGTAATGCTTTGGCATGGTCAAGTGCCGGAGAATTAGGCTTCAAAGGTTCAAGAAAAAGTACTCCATATGCTGCACAATCAGCTGCAACAGAAGCTGCTAAAAGAGCTATGGAACATGGTTTAAAAACAATTGATGTATTCGTAAAAGGACCTGGTTCAGGAAGAGAAGCTGCTATCAGAGCACTTCAAGCTGCCGGACTTAACGTTATTTCAATAAAAGACGTTACTCCTATACCACACAATGGTTGTAGACCACCAAAACGCAGAAGAGTTTAA
- the rpsD gene encoding 30S ribosomal protein S4, which translates to MARYTEASCRLCRRENEKLFLKGSRCYSDKCAFNRRPTAPGQHGSKGSKMSEYGVQLREKQKVKRIYGVLEKQFRLYFDKAERKPGAAGENLISLLESRLDNVVYRMGFASSRKEARQLVRHNHFLVDGKKVNIPSFSVKEGQVIKVKDDSRKSSKFKEIAEMNETKVPAAYTQVDMEKMEGKMIAAPTKADIEIPIEDHLIVELYSK; encoded by the coding sequence ATGGCAAGATATACTGAAGCGTCATGTAGACTTTGTAGAAGAGAAAATGAAAAACTTTTCTTAAAAGGATCTAGATGTTACTCAGATAAATGTGCTTTTAATAGAAGACCGACTGCTCCAGGACAACATGGCAGCAAAGGCTCAAAAATGAGTGAATACGGTGTTCAATTAAGAGAAAAGCAAAAAGTAAAAAGAATTTATGGTGTTTTAGAAAAACAATTTAGATTATATTTTGATAAAGCAGAAAGAAAACCTGGTGCAGCTGGTGAAAACTTAATTTCACTATTAGAATCTCGTTTAGATAACGTTGTTTACAGAATGGGATTTGCTTCATCTAGAAAAGAAGCTAGACAATTAGTTAGACATAACCACTTTTTAGTAGATGGTAAAAAAGTTAATATTCCATCTTTCAGTGTAAAAGAAGGTCAAGTGATTAAAGTAAAAGATGATTCTAGAAAATCAAGCAAATTTAAAGAAATCGCAGAAATGAATGAAACAAAAGTTCCAGCAGCATATACACAAGTCGATATGGAAAAAATGGAAGGTAAAATGATTGCCGCTCCTACAAAAGCAGATATCGAAATTCCTATTGAAGACCATCTAATTGTCGAATTATATTCTAAATAA
- a CDS encoding DNA-directed RNA polymerase subunit alpha codes for MLEFQKPNIEIAEISADRTYGKFVVEPLERGYGTTIGNSLRRIMLSSLPGAAVTNVKIENVLHEFATIDGVAEDVLQIILNLKDLSVKLHSDGPVDVHIHSEGEGEVTAGDIICDSDVEIVNPDLHIASLMADAVLDMTITIDGGTGYVPSEKNKKEDMPIGTLPVDSIFTPVKKANFAVENTRVGNVTDYDKLTIEVWTDGTISPEEAVSLAAKVINDHLQLFIDMNANLPNASLMVEREENEKEKVLEMSIDELELSVRSSNCLKRTSINTVEELISRSEEDMSKVRNLGKKSLNEIKKKLAEIGLSFRQGDE; via the coding sequence ATGTTAGAATTTCAAAAACCTAATATTGAGATTGCAGAGATTAGTGCAGATAGAACTTATGGAAAATTTGTTGTAGAACCCCTTGAAAGAGGATATGGAACTACTATCGGTAATTCTCTAAGAAGAATTATGTTATCATCTCTTCCTGGCGCTGCTGTAACTAACGTTAAGATTGAAAATGTATTACACGAATTTGCTACCATTGACGGTGTTGCGGAAGATGTATTACAAATTATATTGAATTTAAAAGATTTATCTGTAAAGTTACATTCTGACGGACCTGTGGATGTACACATACATTCAGAAGGCGAAGGAGAAGTAACCGCAGGTGATATTATCTGCGACAGTGATGTTGAGATTGTGAATCCTGATTTGCATATCGCATCTCTTATGGCTGATGCTGTTCTTGATATGACTATCACTATTGATGGCGGAACAGGATATGTTCCTAGTGAAAAGAACAAAAAAGAAGATATGCCTATAGGTACACTTCCTGTAGACAGTATTTTTACACCTGTAAAGAAAGCTAATTTTGCAGTTGAAAATACTAGAGTGGGAAATGTAACAGATTATGACAAACTTACTATTGAAGTTTGGACTGACGGAACAATTTCTCCTGAAGAAGCGGTTTCTCTTGCAGCTAAAGTAATTAACGATCATCTTCAATTATTTATTGATATGAATGCTAATTTACCAAACGCAAGTTTAATGGTTGAAAGAGAAGAAAACGAAAAAGAAAAAGTTTTAGAAATGTCAATTGACGAATTAGAACTTTCTGTTCGTTCCAGCAACTGCTTGAAGAGAACAAGCATTAATACTGTTGAAGAATTAATTTCAAGAAGTGAAGAAGACATGTCTAAGGTAAGAAATCTCGGTAAGAAATCTTTAAATGAAATAAAGAAAAAACTTGCTGAAATCGGATTATCTTTTAGACAAGGCGATGAATAA
- the rplQ gene encoding 50S ribosomal protein L17: MAGYRKLGKASDKRKAMLRGLVTDTLRYERINTTLFRAKEARKIVDKMITLGKRGDLHARRQALSYIYDKRVVDKLFNEIAPKYENRDGGYTRIYKLGARRGDGAETAILELVSE; encoded by the coding sequence ATGGCAGGATATAGAAAACTTGGTAAAGCTAGCGATAAAAGAAAAGCTATGCTTAGAGGTTTAGTAACTGACACACTTAGATATGAAAGAATAAACACTACTCTATTTCGTGCAAAAGAAGCAAGAAAAATAGTTGACAAAATGATTACGCTAGGAAAACGCGGCGACTTACATGCAAGAAGACAAGCTCTTTCGTACATTTACGACAAACGTGTCGTAGACAAATTATTTAATGAAATTGCACCTAAATATGAAAATAGAGACGGTGGATATACAAGAATTTATAAGCTTGGCGCTAGACGTGGTGACGGTGCCGAAACAGCAATTTTAGAGTTAGTAAGTGAATAA